One Beggiatoa leptomitoformis DNA segment encodes these proteins:
- a CDS encoding 4Fe-4S dicluster domain-containing protein has translation MKLGLVIDLDVCVGCHACSVACKQWNTSGTTGALTDYNPYGKDPSGVWFNRVRQYEVGDFPHNKTVNFPMSCMHCEVAACVTVCPTGASYKRAEDGIVLVDQDKCMGCNYCSWACPYGARELDAVDGTMKKCTLCIDRIYDTALSPEDRQPACVVTCPAHARYFGDFADENSKVSQLVSERAGYQLMPEMGYQPTNHYLPPRQRKPIATDDVQQSLLNTVKTWINKAIIR, from the coding sequence ATGAAACTTGGTTTAGTCATCGACTTAGATGTCTGTGTGGGTTGTCATGCGTGTTCGGTTGCGTGTAAACAATGGAATACATCAGGAACGACGGGGGCATTAACTGATTATAATCCATACGGTAAAGACCCCAGTGGTGTCTGGTTTAACCGAGTTCGCCAGTATGAGGTTGGGGATTTCCCACATAACAAAACTGTCAATTTTCCAATGTCTTGTATGCACTGTGAAGTAGCCGCTTGTGTTACGGTTTGCCCGACAGGTGCGTCGTATAAACGCGCCGAAGATGGCATTGTACTGGTCGACCAAGATAAATGTATGGGCTGTAATTACTGTTCTTGGGCTTGTCCTTATGGCGCAAGGGAATTAGATGCTGTTGATGGAACAATGAAAAAATGCACATTGTGCATAGACAGAATTTATGACACTGCCTTATCTCCTGAAGACCGTCAACCTGCTTGTGTTGTGACATGCCCTGCACATGCCCGTTATTTTGGGGATTTTGCAGATGAAAATTCTAAGGTTAGTCAACTGGTTAGTGAGCGTGCAGGCTATCAACTGATGCCTGAAATGGGATATCAACCCACGAATCATTATTTACCTCCACGCCAGCGTAAACCCATTGCAACGGACGATGTGCAACAAAGTTTATTAAATACTGTTAAAACTTGGATAAATAAAGCGATTATCCGTTAA